ACGAGCCCAGCGGTCCGCCCGAAAGCTGGCCCAGCGAGATCAGGACGCTGTTGGCGACGTGGACGCCGTCGGCCTCGGGCGCCGCGACGTCCTCGGGGGAGGCGAGGAGCTTGTCGAACAGGGACCCGATCCGGGCCGACGGGATCTGGATGCCCTCGGACTGGAGGATCTCGATGCCGTGCCGACCGTTCGGCCCCGCGCTGAGCGCGCGGAGGAGGGCGCCTCGCACCCGGAGCATGCAGAACCCGCTGAGCGCGTTCGGCACACGGAGCGTTTCTCCGACGGTCCCGCCCACCGGCCCGCCGAGGATGCCGCTCAGCAGCCGCGTGCCCGACAGGATGTTGATGACGGACCCGTCGGCGCGACGGAGGCCCTCGGGCGCGGCGAGATCGCGGAAGAGGAATCCGTATCCGCCGTTGCCACCCGAGACGAGTTGCTGGAGCGGCGAGTCACCTCCGAGGATCGCGTCGCGGACGCCGTCGGCCAGGACGAGGCCGCTGCCGAGGTTGCCGAGGCCGGCCTGCCCGGTCGGCGTCGTGCCGAGGTGGACGCCGAGCGCGCGGAAGTTCTGGGTGAACGGGCCGGCCGCAAAGATGCCGGCCTGCGGCTGGCCGCCATCGCCACCGTTGTTGGCGAAGACCGTCGCCAGGCCCTCCAGCCCGACCGTCACGTTCGGCGAGTTGAACACGCGGAGCCCGCCGGCCCGGTTGCGGAGGAGCGCCGCGAGGGGCCCACCGATCGCGTCGATGTTCTGAGTGATCCCCGCCAGGACGTTCCTCACCTGAACGTCCTCCGACGCCTCGACGTCCATGAACCACCCGCCCGAGCCGACGCCCTGCACGGGCCCGTCCGCCTCGGAGCCCGAGCCGACCGCCACGCCGAGGCTCTCGACCACGCGGACGAGGCTCTGCCCGATCGACCCGATGTGGGCGGCCGCGGTCGGCTGCGGGCGGCGGAGGCCGAGCAGCCCGCCCAGGATCCGGACATCCTGCGAGGCCAGGACCTCGAACGCGTGCCGGGCCGCGTCGCTGATGATCGGCTTCCGGAACGTAACGCCGCGCGCGCCGAGAAGGCACACGCCGTTCTGTCCATTCGGGAGCGCCTTCGGCGTCCCGAGCGCGTCGAAGAGCCCCGCCGTTAGGCCCGCCACGTTGATGTTGAGGATCCGGGCCTCGGCGGCCGCCCGTCCTTCGCGCCGGGCCCGGATCCGCGTCGCGTTGGCCGGGTCGCGGACATAGAGCCCGTTGAGGAGGTTCGAGACGGAGATCACGCCGAGGTTGATGGCCGAGCGCCGCCGCGTCGACTCCTCGTCACCGATCCGGAGCCCGCTCCCGCCCGAGACGTGGATCCCGTCGCCACCGTTGCCGAGCCCCTCGGCGCCCGTGGCGTCGGTCCCGATGAGGAGCCCCTCGAGCACGCCGTTCACCCCGCCCGCGACGTGGATGCCGTGCCCGCCGAACCCGGTGATCGCGAGGCCACGAACGGTCACGCTGTTCCCCTCGACCCGGAGCCCGTCGGCCCCGCCCGCGCCCGAGCCGTCGATGCGGACCGACGGGAGGCCGGCGGTGCCCGGCTGGGTCTCGCCGTCGAGCGTGACGCCGTCGGTGAGCGGCGGCAACGCCGACTCGATGGCGATCGTCGGGACCTCGAGGTCGAACGCGATGAGGGCGCCGCCGGCCGCCGTCGCCGTCTGGAGCGCGGCGCGGAGCGTGCACTGCGACCCGGCCTCGCCGGGGTCGACGTCGCAGAATCCGTCGTCGTCGAGGTCGTCGTCGGGCTCGTCGCCCTCGTCGTTGACGACGAGCTCGGCGCCCGTGACCTCGACGGCGCACTCGGGCTGGTCCTCCTCGCCACACACCGACTCGGACGCCACGACGTTGCTGTAGTACCTCGGCCAGACGGCCTCGACCGGGGCCTCGATCACGAACCGCCCCGCCTTGCGCGCGACGAGCGTGTACGGAAGCGAGCCCGTCGATGGCCCACCGACCACGGCCAGCGGCTCCGGCTCCTCGGCGATCTCGACGGCCCCCTCGACCTCCACGCCCGCCGTGTCGCGGACGACGAGCGGGCCCGCGGCGCGGACGATCTCGGCGTCCACCCGCCACTTGTTGCTGACCTCGACCGTGGCCTCGAACTCCTCGCCGGCCGCGACCTCCTCGGGAAGCGAGATCGTCGTGGTCAGGGCAGGGTCGAGGGCCGCCGAGACCGAGAGGTAGTACGTCGGACCGTACGACGCGGCCGCGGCGCGGGTCTGCGCGATGCTCTCTTGCCACTCCTCTTCCGTGGACCCCGGGAACCGCCGCGTGATGTAGAGCAAGCGTGGCGAGATCAGCGTCCCTGGAGGGGCGTTGATGACCTCGGGGAAGCTGTCGTCCGGGGCGCGGGAGGTGACGCCGCCCCCGCTCCACCCAGACGCGCGTCGTGGACCCGATGAGAAGTTGGCGACCACGGAGTAGTAGGGCGTTCCCTCGATGTGCGTCCACTGCGCGTAGACGGCAACGAAAAAGGCCTCATCGCCGAGGTTGGTGCCGAACGCCTCTTGAGACCGGACGGTGAAGTCGACCGCGACGCTGTCCCGCATGTCGGGGTAGCCCCCGCCGAGGCGGGCGGGCGGGGCCGCGGGCGCATCCGTGCCGACGACGCAGACCGTGGCCCCGTCGATGTCAGAGGCGCAGGACTGGGCCGCGACGTCGGCGGCGAGGAGGGTGAGGGCGAGGGGCGCAGCGAGGAGCAGACGGGGCATGGCACGGCGTGGCTGGGCTCCCACAAGCGGAATCCGGCCCCGAACCGGCTCACCCCGCCCACCTCGGGCGCGCCCGAGGCGGGCGGCCCCGTCAGCGGACGACGGTGAGCGGCCGCGTCGTGACCTCCCCCCCGGCCGCCACGCGGACGATGTACGGTCCGGCGGGGAGGGGCGACGTGTCGAGCGCGAGCGCGTGCTCCCCGCCCGCCAGCGGGCCGGCGTCGAGCACGCCCACGCGCCGGCCGAGGACGTCGAACAGCTCGACCGTCACGTGGGCCTCCGCCGGCAGGCCCACGACGACGGCCGCGCGGGCCCGCGCCGGGTTGGGGGCGACCGCAGAGACCCGGAGCGCCGTCGGGCGGTCGGGCCCGTCCTCCGCGTCCACCCCGCCCGCGTCGGTCCGGAGCTCGACCGGGACGGGGGCCTCGACCGCGTAGTCCCCGTGACGCAGCGTGAGCTGGAGCGTGGCGGTCGCGAGCGTGTCGGATACGAGGTCGGCCGCGAGGCGGAGCGTGATCGTCGCCGGCACCGTGCCCGAGGTGGCCGACGTCGTGATCCAGTCGGCCGTCTCGGAGAGCGTCCACGTCCACCCGTCCGTGCCGACGTCGGGGAGGGCGAGCTCGACCGTGACCGATCCCTCCAGCGTGCCCGCCCGGACGACGGCCGGCTCGGGCGTGGGGACGGCCGGGACGCCCCCCGTCCCGGTCAGGACCGCGGACGGCGCGACGCTCCGCTCGAAGGCCCCGTCGCCGTCGGCGTCGAGCGACAGGGGCGTGGCCGCGGGCGTCCCGCCGGCCAACGTCGAGAGCCGGAGCCGGCCGCCGACGTCGAGCGACTGGTCCGCGTAGAGGACGCTCCGCCGCTGCGCGTCGTCGGCGTCGATCTGGAGCCGGTAGACGCGGGCCTGGACGCCTTCGACGGGCGCCTCGACCGTCAACGTGTAGGCGCCGGTCGTCGGCACCGACACCGTCGCGGACCGCTCGCCGGGCCAGTAGCCGATCCCGCCGAGCCCATGCTCGACGACGCGGTAGGCCTCGCGGGAGCGCGGCCCGGTGCGCGCCCCGGTCGCGTCCGTCACCTCCACGGTGACCGGGCCGGAGGCGACGACGTAGAGGGCCTCGGCGCCGGGCGGCGGATCCCCGCCGGCGGCGCGCGTTGCCGGCTCGGGGATCACGAGGTAGCCGGACCGGAGGATCGCCTGGATCCGCCCCAGCGCGGACTCGCCCCGCGTGTCTGTGCAGGCGTCGGCGAGGATGCCGGTGTGCGTGCACGGGTAGTACTCGAACGGCTCGATCCAGTCCGAGTCCTCGCCCGAGAAGTCGACCCGGCCGACGCTGGCGTGGTGGCCGAGCGTGGCGCTGACGAGGGGGACCGTCGCGTCGCCGGTCCCGAGGACGGGCTGGAGGTAGGTCCGCCACGTCCGGTGCCGGTCCGTGTCGCCGACCTCGGCGCGGGGCGTCAGGCGCTCGGGGAGGACGAGCTCCGGGACGATCGTCGAGACCCGCCACCCCGTCGTCGTGGACCCGGCGAGGAGGCCGACCTGCCGGAACACCTGCGGCGGCCCGTCCCAGCCGCGCCAGTCGTCGATGAGGTCGTGGACCTCGGTCTGCTGCTGGTCGATGAGCCGGCCGTTGCGCCCGAGGCCGAACGCCCGGCCGGCCGCGTCGCGCTTCGGGGCCGCGAGGAAGTCGCGCGTGGCGCCCCATGAGCGGACGGGCCGGCCGTCGAGGTCCTGGAAGAGGTAGCCGTGCCGGTGCGACGGGCTCGCGGGGGCGGCGGCGTCCCAGAAGGCCCGGCTCGGCATGAGCCCGTAGATCGCCGGGATGTTGCGGGCCATCGTGATCATCCGGCCCCACTCGACCTCGAACGAGAGCGCCTCCTCGACGTCGAACACGTAGCCGACCGAGTGGGCCGCGGCGGCCTGGCTCGCCCCGAGGTAGGGCGTGGCGACGGTGAGGTACCGGTGGACGTGGTCGCGCGCGTGCTCGGGCTCGCCGCGCACGTAGTCGTTGGCCACGACGCCGCCCATCGAGTGGGCCACGAGGTCGACCTCGCACGACACGGCGACGTCGTCGGCCCCGCCCGTGAGCTCGTCGACGAGCTCGCGAAGGCGGGCGGCCACGCCGATCGTGTGGAGACGCCAGTCGTAGTCGAAGCGCCAGAGGTCGTTGGTGGCCCGGTCGTCGTTGCCGACGTCGCCGGGGTAGCCGGCGGCGGTGATGGCCGCGAGCGCGTCGTAGTAGGGCAGCCCGTAGCCGAACGCGCCGTCCTCGACGATGCCGTCGGCGACGACGGGCTCGAGGCTCTGCCCGAACGGGTCCATCGCCATCCGCGCGAGCCGGTCGTTGAGGGCGGCGTCGGTGGGGAACCCGCCGAGGGGGATCCAGAGGTTGGCGTCGGAGCCGGCGCCGGCCGTGGCCTCGAGCCAGGACCCGCCGATCCCCGGCAGGAAGATCACGGGCCGTTTGAGCTGGGCCAACTCGGACGTGCTGCCGCCCGCGTCCGTCGCGCTGGCGGTCACGTAGTCGCCCACGGCGAGCGTCTCGTCGAGGGCGACGGCGAACGCCCCGGTCCCGTCCGCCTCGGCGGTGCCGACGGGCAGGACCGAGGCGGGCCAGTAGCGGCCCCGGTCGTGCCCGGTCCCGAGGAGCGACCGCTCCGTTCGGAACACGACCACGCGGGCGCCGGGCCGCGTCAGGCCGGTCACCGTGCCGGACGTGATGGAGAGGAGGCGGGGCGCGGGCATCCCGCCGTTCGGCCCGTCGCCGCCGGCCCACGGCGTGCACGACGGGCCGCCCGCGGCCAGGTCGATGGGCACCTGCGTGACGCCGACCGCGACCGGGTCGAGCGCGATCTCGTTGCGGAGGACCGAGACGCCGTCGGTCAGGTCGCCGCGGACGGCCACGGTGCCGTAGAGCCGGTTCTGGTCGTCCGCCTCGGTCCCACCGATCGTCACATCGTGCGCCCCGTTCTCGGCGAGCACAGCGCCCGCTCCGTTGGGCCGGAAGGCAGGCCCAGAGCGCAGCGGGTAGCCGATCGCCATCCGCTCGACGGTCACGCCGTCGGCCCCGTCGACGCGAACGCCCCACCCGTCGAAGCCGGTCACCGACAGCCCGCGGAGCGTCACGTCATCAGCCCGGACATCGAGGCCGTCGGCGTCGGCTGTGGCGTCGCCACCGATCTCGACCGCGACCTCGTCATTCGCGCCGGGCTGCGTGAGCCCGTCGAGGGTCAGCGCGTCGGTGATGGCCGGCAGCGCGCTCTCGGGCGCGATGAGGAAGGGCGCCGTGCCGTCGAGGTCGAACCTGATGGTGTTCGCGCCCGCCTTCTCGTTCGCCAACTCGATGGCCGCCCGTAGCGTGCATTGGTCGCCGCTCTCCTCCGCGTCGTCGACGGCGTCGCAGCGGCCGTCGGCGGTGCCGAGGTTCGGCAGGTCGCGGGTGTCGTTGACGACGATGTCCTGGGGGGGCACGAGCGCCACGCGCCAGGCCCGGCGGGCCGCCCCATTCCCGGCGAAGCCTACGAGGTAGTTCCCGTTCGCCGAGAGGCCGCCGAAACGCCCCAGCGTCCAGCCCGAGAGGTCCACGCCCTGGGCGAGGAGGTACGGCCGGAGGGCGCGCATCCCGCCCGCCGCCGTCCAGAGGAAGATGGTCTCGTCTCCCTCCAGGCTCACGGACTCGCCAACGATGAGGGACCCGTCGGCCGAGACCGCCAGCGCGATGCTCTCGACGTCGCCCGGGAGCACGCCGAGCCCTCGCATCTGGCCGCCCTCCCACCGGACGGCCTCGCCGTAGAGGGCCGAGGAACTGCTGCTCTTTCCGACGACAACCCGTCCGTCGGCCGAAACAGCTTGTGCGTAGCTGAAGGACTCACTTCCACTACCGAGCACGCCGAGCCCTTGCATCTGGCCGCCCTCCCACCGGAAGGCCTGTCGACACGGGTTCACGGCGCAACCCGCCAGCGCGGTCGTCAGGCTGAACCCCACGACGACGGCCCCGTCGGCTGAGACGCCGGTCGCTGTGCTCTGGGGGCCCGAGCCAACCGAGCTCCCGTCGAGGTAGCCGAGCCCGGTCATGACGCCGCCCTCCCACCGGAAGGCCTGTTCGGTTTCGACCTGCCCAGAACCCATGCTCCCCGGCCGCTCCACTTCGGAAAAGCCCACGACGACGGAGCCGTCCGCCGACACCGCCTCCGCGTGGCTGCCCAACTGGAGGTCGTCGTTGACTTCCAGGACCCCGAGGAACTCGGCGTCCCCGTCCTCACCCCACCGCACGGCGAAGTTGCCGGGGCCGTCGTACCCGTAGCTGTACCCGACGAGGACCGTGCCGTCCGCGCTTACGGCCGACGCACGATCCCAGACGTTCGAGAAGCTGGGGAGGACGCCGATCCCCTCACCCTCAGTCCAGCGAATGGCTTCTGTGACTTGGTCGCCCGAGCCCGATCGGTCGCCGGAGACCACCCGGCCGTCGTCAGAGACGCCAGTCGGTCTAAAGCTGCCGAGGTCCCGGATCGACGCCTGGCCCACGGCGGCCGGGGCGAGGAGCGCGAGGGCGAGGAGCGTGAGCGCGGCGGGGGGAAGGGGGCGCGGCATGGCGTGGCGTGGCTGGTCCTCCACAAGCGGAATCCGACCGCGAACCGGCTCACGCCGTCCGCCTCGGTCGCCTCCCCGAGGCGGACGGAACGGGACGGCGGGCGTCCGGGTCTAGGCCCGCCCCCCGGCGTCGCCCATTGTTCAACGGCAATCCGGGTGACGGGCGGGGGAGTCGGGCGTAGCCTGTGGGCGTCCGCCGTCCCCACCGACCCCCGCCTGGCCGCCGTGCTGCGCAGCCTCTCCGTCCGCGATTACGCCCTCATCGAGGAGCTCGAGGTCGAGTTCGACAGCGGGCTCAACATCATCACGGGCGAGACCGGCGCCGGCAAGTCGATCCTCCTCGGCGCGCTCAAGCTGCTCCTGGGCGACCGCGCGTCGACCGAGGCCCTCCGCACGGGGGCGAAAAAGGCCGTCGTCGAGGGCGTGTTCGACAGCGCCGACGAGGGGCGGCTCCCGCAGATCCTCCAGGAGCACGAGATCGACCCGTCGGAGGGCGGGATGCTCATCATCCGGCGCGAGATCTCGGCGCGCGGCTCGCGGGCGTTCATCAACGACACGCCGGCCACGCTCGAGGTCCTCCGCGAGGTGGCCGCCAACACGATCGACCTCCACGGCCAGCACGAGCACCAGTCGCTCCTGCGGACCGAGACGCACGTCGAGCTGCTCGACAACTTCGGCGGCCTCGGCGGGCTCGTCGAGACCTACCGGAAGGCGTACCGCAAGACCGCGGCGCTGGTCGGCGAGCGGACCGACCTCGTCCGCCGCGAGAAGGAGCTCCAGAAGCAGAAGGAGCTCTACGCGTTCCAGATCGAGGAAATCGACGCCGCCCGGCTCAAGCCGGACGAGGCCGACGTGCTCGAGGCCGAGCGCCGGATCCTCGAGAACGCCGAGCAGCTCTACGAGGCCACGGCCGAGCTCTACGCCCAGATCTCGGAGTCCGACGACGCGCTCTACGACCGGATCGTCCTCGTCCGGAACCAGCTCCAGGACCTCGCCCGGATCGACTCGTCGTTCGAGGCCACGCTGACCGACATCCGCTCGGCCGAGATCGCGCTCAAGGAGGCCACGCAGTTTCTCCAGGGCTACAACGCCGAGATCGAGTTCAACCCGGAGCGGCTCGACGAAATCCGCGAGCGGATGTCGGAGATCGACTACCTCGAGCGGAAGTACGGCGGGACCGTCGAGGCCGTCCTCGCCTACCGCGCGGAGATCGGGACGACGTACGACCTCGCCAAGGACTTCGAGGGGGCCATCGCGCGGCTCGACGGGCAGATCGAGGAGGCGCAGGAGACGCTGAGCCAGGCGGCGTACCGGCTCTCGCAGAAGCGGCACGAGGTGGCGCAGCGGATCGAGGCGGCCGTCGGCGTCGAGCTGGCGACGCTCGGGATGCCGCACGCGCGGTTCCTCGTCCAGTTCGGCTTCCAGGACGACCCCGCCGGCTGGGTCCACCTCCCGGAGGGCGCCCGCCAGCGGCGCGTGACGGCGTTCCCCATGGGGGCCGACCTCGTCGAGTTCCACCTCTCGGCCAACCTCGGTGAGGACCCGAAGCCGCTCGTGAAGGTGGCCTCGGGCGGCGAGGTCTCGCGCATCATGCTCGCGCTCAAGGCGATCCTCGCCAAGTCCGAGCGACTCCCGATCTTGGTGTTCGACGAGATCGACACGGGAATCTCGGGGCCCATCGCCCGGCGCGCGGGCGAGTCGATGCACCGGCTGGCGCAGTTCCACCAGATCATCGCCATCACGCACCTCCCGCAGATCGCGTCGCTCGGCGACGTGCACTTCGAGGTCGACAAGGTCATCGAGGACGGCCGGACGCGGACGCGGATCCGCCGGCTCGACGAGGCCGAGCGGGCCGAGGCCGTGGCGACGCTCCTGGCGGGCACCGACGTGTCGGAGGCCGCGCTCCGGAGCGCCCGCGAGCTCATCGAGGGCGGGCGCGAGGAGCGGTAGGGGAGCCCGACGGGGAGCCGGTCACCGGACGCGATCAGCCCGGGTAGCCGCCCGTGACGAAGTGCTTCAGCCCTTCCACTTCGCCCCGGGCCTCCTCGAGGCGGGCCCGGACGAGGTCGCCGATGGACACGACGCCCAGCAGCTCGCCGTCGCGGAGGACCGGCAGGTGGCGGATCTTCCGCTCGGTCATGGTCGCCAGGCAGCCGTCGACGCTGTCCTCGGGCGAGACCGTGATCAGGTCGGCCGTCATGACGTCGCGGACGGCCGTCTCGCGCGAGGTCCGGCCTTCGAGGGCGATCCGCCGGAGGTAGTCGCGCTCGGTAAAGATGCCCCGGAGCGCGTCGCCCTCGGTGACGAGGATGGAGCCGACGTTGTGCTCGACCATGCGGCCGATGGCCTCGAAGACCGTGGCGTCGGGCCCGATGGAGACGATGGGGCTTCCGGTGCGGAGGAGAGAGGCGAGGGTCATGGCAGGGAGGGGAGTGGAGTCCCCAACATAGGGATCGGCTCAAGACCTTCCCGATCAGAAGGTTGGGAGCTGGTGGTTCGCCAGGACACGGCGGGCGCGGCGGCTCCGTTCTATTCTACGTCTCGCCCTTCCCTGGTCCCCGCCGCGTCGATGCTGTTCCTCCGCTCCGCCCCGCTCTCCCTCGTCCTCCTGCTTGCGGCCTCTGCCTCGGCCCAGAGCGCGCCCGAGGCGGCCGGCCTCGGCACGGTGACGGGCCTGGTGACCGACGCCGAGACGGGCGAGCCCGTGGTGGGCGCCGGCGTCGCGATCCCGGAGCTCGGCCTCGGCGCCGTGTCGCAGCGTGACGGGTCGTACGTCATCGAGGACGTGCCGGTGGGGACGCACGCCGTCCGCGCGGCGGCGTACACCTACCACTTCGAGACGGTCGAGGCCGAGGTCGGCGAGGAGGACGTGGCGCTCGACTTCGCGCTCCACCCGGGCAGCGCCGCCGGCTGCGCGAGCCACGATCACTAGCGCTCCCGCTGCCGAGGCGCGACGATCCTGAGGGGTACA
This sequence is a window from Rubrivirga marina. Protein-coding genes within it:
- the recN gene encoding DNA repair protein RecN, translated to MLRSLSVRDYALIEELEVEFDSGLNIITGETGAGKSILLGALKLLLGDRASTEALRTGAKKAVVEGVFDSADEGRLPQILQEHEIDPSEGGMLIIRREISARGSRAFINDTPATLEVLREVAANTIDLHGQHEHQSLLRTETHVELLDNFGGLGGLVETYRKAYRKTAALVGERTDLVRREKELQKQKELYAFQIEEIDAARLKPDEADVLEAERRILENAEQLYEATAELYAQISESDDALYDRIVLVRNQLQDLARIDSSFEATLTDIRSAEIALKEATQFLQGYNAEIEFNPERLDEIRERMSEIDYLERKYGGTVEAVLAYRAEIGTTYDLAKDFEGAIARLDGQIEEAQETLSQAAYRLSQKRHEVAQRIEAAVGVELATLGMPHARFLVQFGFQDDPAGWVHLPEGARQRRVTAFPMGADLVEFHLSANLGEDPKPLVKVASGGEVSRIMLALKAILAKSERLPILVFDEIDTGISGPIARRAGESMHRLAQFHQIIAITHLPQIASLGDVHFEVDKVIEDGRTRTRIRRLDEAERAEAVATLLAGTDVSEAALRSARELIEGGREER
- a CDS encoding carboxypeptidase regulatory-like domain-containing protein yields the protein MLFLRSAPLSLVLLLAASASAQSAPEAAGLGTVTGLVTDAETGEPVVGAGVAIPELGLGAVSQRDGSYVIEDVPVGTHAVRAAAYTYHFETVEAEVGEEDVALDFALHPGSAAGCASHDH
- a CDS encoding lipase/acyltransferase domain-containing protein; translation: MPRPLPPAALTLLALALLAPAAVGQASIRDLGSFRPTGVSDDGRVVSGDRSGSGDQVTEAIRWTEGEGIGVLPSFSNVWDRASAVSADGTVLVGYSYGYDGPGNFAVRWGEDGDAEFLGVLEVNDDLQLGSHAEAVSADGSVVVGFSEVERPGSMGSGQVETEQAFRWEGGVMTGLGYLDGSSVGSGPQSTATGVSADGAVVVGFSLTTALAGCAVNPCRQAFRWEGGQMQGLGVLGSGSESFSYAQAVSADGRVVVGKSSSSSALYGEAVRWEGGQMRGLGVLPGDVESIALAVSADGSLIVGESVSLEGDETIFLWTAAGGMRALRPYLLAQGVDLSGWTLGRFGGLSANGNYLVGFAGNGAARRAWRVALVPPQDIVVNDTRDLPNLGTADGRCDAVDDAEESGDQCTLRAAIELANEKAGANTIRFDLDGTAPFLIAPESALPAITDALTLDGLTQPGANDEVAVEIGGDATADADGLDVRADDVTLRGLSVTGFDGWGVRVDGADGVTVERMAIGYPLRSGPAFRPNGAGAVLAENGAHDVTIGGTEADDQNRLYGTVAVRGDLTDGVSVLRNEIALDPVAVGVTQVPIDLAAGGPSCTPWAGGDGPNGGMPAPRLLSITSGTVTGLTRPGARVVVFRTERSLLGTGHDRGRYWPASVLPVGTAEADGTGAFAVALDETLAVGDYVTASATDAGGSTSELAQLKRPVIFLPGIGGSWLEATAGAGSDANLWIPLGGFPTDAALNDRLARMAMDPFGQSLEPVVADGIVEDGAFGYGLPYYDALAAITAAGYPGDVGNDDRATNDLWRFDYDWRLHTIGVAARLRELVDELTGGADDVAVSCEVDLVAHSMGGVVANDYVRGEPEHARDHVHRYLTVATPYLGASQAAAAHSVGYVFDVEEALSFEVEWGRMITMARNIPAIYGLMPSRAFWDAAAPASPSHRHGYLFQDLDGRPVRSWGATRDFLAAPKRDAAGRAFGLGRNGRLIDQQQTEVHDLIDDWRGWDGPPQVFRQVGLLAGSTTTGWRVSTIVPELVLPERLTPRAEVGDTDRHRTWRTYLQPVLGTGDATVPLVSATLGHHASVGRVDFSGEDSDWIEPFEYYPCTHTGILADACTDTRGESALGRIQAILRSGYLVIPEPATRAAGGDPPPGAEALYVVASGPVTVEVTDATGARTGPRSREAYRVVEHGLGGIGYWPGERSATVSVPTTGAYTLTVEAPVEGVQARVYRLQIDADDAQRRSVLYADQSLDVGGRLRLSTLAGGTPAATPLSLDADGDGAFERSVAPSAVLTGTGGVPAVPTPEPAVVRAGTLEGSVTVELALPDVGTDGWTWTLSETADWITTSATSGTVPATITLRLAADLVSDTLATATLQLTLRHGDYAVEAPVPVELRTDAGGVDAEDGPDRPTALRVSAVAPNPARARAAVVVGLPAEAHVTVELFDVLGRRVGVLDAGPLAGGEHALALDTSPLPAGPYIVRVAAGGEVTTRPLTVVR
- a CDS encoding T9SS type A sorting domain-containing protein gives rise to the protein MPRLLLAAPLALTLLAADVAAQSCASDIDGATVCVVGTDAPAAPPARLGGGYPDMRDSVAVDFTVRSQEAFGTNLGDEAFFVAVYAQWTHIEGTPYYSVVANFSSGPRRASGWSGGGVTSRAPDDSFPEVINAPPGTLISPRLLYITRRFPGSTEEEWQESIAQTRAAAASYGPTYYLSVSAALDPALTTTISLPEEVAAGEEFEATVEVSNKWRVDAEIVRAAGPLVVRDTAGVEVEGAVEIAEEPEPLAVVGGPSTGSLPYTLVARKAGRFVIEAPVEAVWPRYYSNVVASESVCGEEDQPECAVEVTGAELVVNDEGDEPDDDLDDDGFCDVDPGEAGSQCTLRAALQTATAAGGALIAFDLEVPTIAIESALPPLTDGVTLDGETQPGTAGLPSVRIDGSGAGGADGLRVEGNSVTVRGLAITGFGGHGIHVAGGVNGVLEGLLIGTDATGAEGLGNGGDGIHVSGGSGLRIGDEESTRRRSAINLGVISVSNLLNGLYVRDPANATRIRARREGRAAAEARILNINVAGLTAGLFDALGTPKALPNGQNGVCLLGARGVTFRKPIISDAARHAFEVLASQDVRILGGLLGLRRPQPTAAAHIGSIGQSLVRVVESLGVAVGSGSEADGPVQGVGSGGWFMDVEASEDVQVRNVLAGITQNIDAIGGPLAALLRNRAGGLRVFNSPNVTVGLEGLATVFANNGGDGGQPQAGIFAAGPFTQNFRALGVHLGTTPTGQAGLGNLGSGLVLADGVRDAILGGDSPLQQLVSGGNGGYGFLFRDLAAPEGLRRADGSVINILSGTRLLSGILGGPVGGTVGETLRVPNALSGFCMLRVRGALLRALSAGPNGRHGIEILQSEGIQIPSARIGSLFDKLLASPEDVAAPEADGVHVANSVLISLGQLSGGPLGSFLIHGVGGRGMAFQGSRQITASGVGVGKAPVGSSMAAQMQALLGPGSDGGWFMDTDDVRLDSLTVLGAGRLDGVGGGLLFNGGRFARIARSLLGERGPGGLPARASAGPAVRVTALDSLQLLTSRILGHTQGLVAHLSTALLDGNTFEGQGDGGAGDAVQQTGGSVEAVRNTFIGAEGAAVRIDAIGEMLLRFNNIAGNVIGVLAEGSGGGREGGARVLAPDNWWGDPSGPSGDGPGAGDSVFGPVDYGDWLTEAGGVVVTPSAYVVEAGDGEDVEVTLAFESPFVGDDVVDVTVTDEQGWITSATSFSIGTSAEHTLTATVGAADGDAVRIRAVSQSDPSLAGSATVRIVPPGGSFLVESDSEPGATELDALGVGTMVAVGGKMVVNPGGANEEEATVSGFGSVLFDAPLRFRHRRGERVVPADAFAVSSEPDPVEELPTALAVAVAPNPAGYRTVVTVAVPGAGPVRAVLYDALGREVARLHDGPLAAGTRALPIDASRLRSGVYVVRVEAGGEAVSRALTVVR
- a CDS encoding CBS domain-containing protein, producing MTLASLLRTGSPIVSIGPDATVFEAIGRMVEHNVGSILVTEGDALRGIFTERDYLRRIALEGRTSRETAVRDVMTADLITVSPEDSVDGCLATMTERKIRHLPVLRDGELLGVVSIGDLVRARLEEARGEVEGLKHFVTGGYPG